Proteins found in one Plasmodium malariae genome assembly, chromosome: 13 genomic segment:
- the SufC gene encoding ABC transporter I family member 1, putative, producing MRVIGWITIAYGVIAHFHMTTCIHFLERARNNVLLKNRKSSLYKLEKRQNGEKRMEHFFVINKIKNRNMHRRNSVNMENSNMDNNRLALLKNLEDETKIITQSPEWNEKMPLIEINNLHAIEIEGGKEILKGINLSIYLGEKHAIMGRNGSGKSTLTKVIAGHPYYKVTDGNMKFKGLDLNTLAVNVRSLCGIFLAFQYPIELPMVKNNEFLRAALNSHRKHRNESEISASEFDLLMIEEIKKVGLTSEFLDRPVNYGFSGGEKKRNEILQMLILKPSFCILDETDSGLDVDSFKLTSNVITNFSNQNNSFLIVTHYKKLLELLKPNFIHIMHQGKIIETGDYSIVDKVESKGYSQFVKD from the coding sequence ATGCGAGTAATAGGCTGGATAACCATCGCCTACGGCGTGATAGCGCACTTTCACATGACCACGTGCATACATTTTTTGGAAAGGGCAAGAAATAATGTGTTActaaaaaataggaaaagtAGTTTGTacaaattagaaaaaagacaaaatgGGGAAAAGCGAATGGagcatttttttgtaataaataaaataaagaacagAAATATGCATAGAAGAAATAGCGTAAACATGGAAAATTCCAACATGGATAATAATAGATTggctttattaaaaaatttagaagatgaaacaaaaattattactcAGTCACCTGAGTGGAATGAAAAAATGCcattaatagaaataaataatttgcaTGCAATAGAAATAGAAGGAGGAAAGGAAATACTGAAGGGAATAAatttaagtatttatttaGGTGAAAAACATGCTATTATGGGAAGAAATGGTTCAGGAAAGTCAACACTTACTAAGGTAATAGCTGGTCATCCATATTATAAAGTGACAGATGGGAATATGAAATTTAAAGGATTAGATTTAAATACATTAGCAGTAAATGTTAGATCATTATGTGGTATCTTTTTAGCTTTTCAATACCCTATAGAATTGCCAatggtaaaaaataatgaatttttaCGTGCTGCATTAAATAGCCATAGGAAACATAGAAATGAGTCAGAAATAAGTGCATCTGAATTTGATCTTTTAATGattgaagaaataaaaaaggttgGATTAACATCGGAATTTTTAGATAGACCTGTTAATTATGGTTTTAGTGGtggtgaaaaaaaaaggaatgaaATTTTACAAATGCTAATTTTAAAACCATCTTTTTGTATTCTAGATGAAACGGATTCAGGTTTAGATGTAGACTCTTTCAAATTAACATCTAATGTTATCACAAATTTTTCAAATCAGAATAACTCCTTTTTAATTGTAACTCACTATAAGAAATTGCTGGAATTACTAAAACcgaattttattcatattatgcACCAAGGGAAAATTATAGAAACTGGAGATTATTCTATAGTTGATAAAGTAGAGTCCAAAGGTTATTCTCAATTTGTTAAGGATTAG
- the PmUG01_13044800 gene encoding conserved Plasmodium protein, unknown function produces MDNAAKEVYEQVTQAEDAEGHVTFYAFLDKLTKLGELFKHKKEGSFFINEIKMQEKRNVLNSNDYINNVHTNFKGQFCDGCPNDREKKKNFANCLSNSPKNVTCTDQEISTIASYLGIKGNKKKKMKMENLTELNKIKNHKIHFKCAATKNEMHVINAHTKLIGQGSAVRPICGKIKILKRKKKINERGDWDESESESESDNENDNESESENKHVHAEKNADMNYFPECKHIMQNTLYSRNNVLPDIMTSISSPCVSEERDLIRATYDKKKIKGKNENIYRKNVKDRQMFDKGNMKNKHSVGEDNACRININMSEKKKKKNSDHIHNIPRAHSDLMYYSSASEKNVTSGSHEEFTEEKINKRCIIKDIDEGVINDYRDKNRDKYKYKYKFNVKDRDTDKDKTNKKDLLSNIEVKGEFTNKRKVTINNALVLIKPSKKNSSSTLMNNEPFRNFTKDLLHTTQEGLRNRITRNSKQKINYVYLNEKKIIDNISEKEIRLNKSKKYFLTRLLEGQLLKKIIKYNYKGNIIRKRSTHKSMTNKNNLNNSRKEEKNKKKKRKKFKYEINSNIIQNRKDPYCRLSLLLSSANKNAVSEGKIRSSMYKDVYTNYHIFPEKKKCTLDHIHHSIHLDNQMKNYINEQIKYFGKNMRKENIEKIYCHIMKNLENESPSPTHAGDRIWCKGARKNDDCARYKPHPVASIQHDADEEMMHVKIPASEIKQYIKKMYMNDQINNKDKTKIWDVVNFDTIKGGDYTFRADETTNDATREANETAEKEKEENLYYRLIKKNKLINQLEILKQGEKKKKIKNNNNNGNNNGNNSNNNDNDNNGNNNGNNNNYSSNNCSANNMTNFSQIYEYLIQHKNILKKKLAIEKKKNKKEFFKELQAIETKMKIFVNNFQEIIKQKERKDEETNISFDKSTKYEMGRNSHVHTLLAILDEVIILLNNNFMHNKQKKFRH; encoded by the exons ATGGACAATGCAGCGAAGGAGGTATATGAACAGGTTACTCAAGCTGAGGACGCAGAAGGCCATGTTACATTTTACGCATTCCTTGATAAATTAACCAAGTTAGGCGAGTTgtttaaacataaaaaggAGGGCAGTTtctttataaatgaaattaaaatgcAAGAAAAGCGCAACGTTCTTAACTCAAATGATTATATTAACAACGTGCACACAAATTTTAAAGGACAGTTTTGTGATGGATGTCCTAATGacagagaaaaaaaaaaaaattttgcaaaCTGTCTTAGTAATTCCCCGAAAAATGTTACATGCACAGATCAGGAAATATCCACAATAGCTAGCTATTTGGGAATTAAaggcaataaaaaaaaaaaaatgaaaatggaaaatttgACAGAactgaacaaaataaagaatcacaaaatacattttaaatgtGCTGCTACAAAGAATGAAATGCATGTTATTAATGCACATACGAAATTAATAGGTCAAGGGAGTGCAGTTAGGCCAATTTgtgggaaaataaaaattttaaaaagaaaaaaaaaaataaatgagcgTGGGGATTGGGATGAAAGTGAAAGTGAAAGTGAAAGTGATAATGAGAATGACAATGAGAGTGAGAGTGAAAATAAACATGTTCATGCAGAGAAAAATGCGGATATGAATTATTTCCCTGAATGCAAACACATTATGCAAAATACTCTTTACTCACGCAATAATGTCCTACCCGACATTATGACTTCAATTTCTTCACCTTGCGTTAGTGAGGAACGAGATCTCATAAGAGCTacttatgataaaaaaaaaataaaaggcaaaaatgaaaacatatataggaaaaatgtaaaagacAGACAAATGTTCGATAAGGGCAACATGAAGAATAAACATAGTGTTGGTGAAGACAACGCGTGCagaataaacataaatatgtcagaaaaaaaaaaaaaaaaaaattctgaccatattcataatataccTAGAGCTCATAGCGATTTGATGTATTATTCCAGTGCAAGCGAAAAGAATGTAACTTCAGGCAGTCACGAGGAATTTACggaggaaaaaataaataagcgTTGCATAATAAAAGACATCGATGAGGGTGTTATAAATGATTACCGAGATAAAAATAgggataaatataaatataaatataaatttaacgTTAAAGATAGAGATACAGATAAGGACAAAACGAACAAGAAAGACCTTCTATCAAACATAGAAGTAAAAGGGGAATTTACAAATAAGAGGAAGGTAACAATTAATAATGCACTAGTTCTTATTAAACCGTCGAAAAAGAATTCATCAAGCACGTTAATGAATAATGAGCCATTCAGAAATTTTACGAAAGATTTATTACATACAACACAGGAGGGGTTAAGAAATAGGATAACTAGAAattcaaaacaaaaaataaattatgtatatttaaatgaaaagaaaattatagaCAATATATCAGAGAAGGAAATTAGATTAAACAAATccaagaaatattttttaacaagaTTATTAGAAGGACAAttgttgaaaaaaattataaaatataattacaaagggaatataataagaaaacgTTCAACCCACAAAAGTATGACTAATAAGAACAATTTAAATAACAGTAggaaggaagaaaaaaacaaaaaaaaaaaaagaaaaaaatttaagtatgaaattaattctaatattattcaaaatagGAAGGATCCATACTGTCGTTTGTCTTTGCTTCTAAGTAgtgcaaataaaaatgcagTGAGTGAAGGTAAAATTCGTTCTAGTATGTATAAAGATGTGTATACGAATTACCATATTTTtccagaaaaaaaaaaatgtactcTGGATCATATTCACCATAGTATACATCTAGACAACCAAATGAAAAACTATAtcaatgaacaaataaaatattttggaaaaaacatgagaaaagaaaatatagaaaaaatttattgtcatattatgaaaaatttagaaaatgaaTCCCCATCTCCCACTCATGCAGG AGATCGAATCTGGTGCAAAGGAGCTCGAAAAAATGATGACTGTGCAAGATATAAACCACATCCAGTAGCATCAATACAACATGATGCAGATGAAGAGATGATGCATGTGAAAATCCCTGCCAGTGAAATCAAGcagtacataaaaaaaatgtacatgaacgatcaaataaataataaagataagACAAAAATATGGGATGTTGTCAATTTTGATACGATAAAAGGAGGGGATTACACCTTCAGAGCTGATGAGACGACCAATGATGCAACAAGAGAAGCAAACGAAACAgctgaaaaggaaaaagaggaaaacTTGTACTACagattgataaaaaaaaataaattaataaatcaGCTGGAAATTCTAAAACAaggcgaaaaaaaaaaaaaaataaaaaataataataataatggtaacaataatggtaataatagtaataataatgataacgaTAATAATGGTAACAacaatggtaataataataattatagttCAAATAATTGTAGTGCTAACAATATGACTAATTTTTCgcaaatatatgaatatttaatacagcacaaaaatatactaaaaaaaaaattagccattgaaaagaaaaaaaataaaaaggaattttttaaagaattacaAGCGAtagaaacaaaaatgaaaattttcgttaataattttcaagAAATTATCAAACAGAAAGAGAGGAAAGATGAGGaaacaaatatttcttttgacaaaagtacaaaatatgaaatgGGAAGAAACTCTCATGTACATACTCTTCTGGCAATTTTAGACGAAGTCATAATcctattaaataataattttatgcataataaacaaaaaaaatttcgtcATTAA